TATTGACTTTAACGCGATACTATAATGACACGGCTTCGGCTGCAAAAAAATCTCTTAGAAGTTCCTTTTAAGGTCCCAATAGGGACCAGATCCGGAAAAGTCACTATGGTAACACAGTAACTTCCGGTTCCCAACATTTAGTGGCAGAGCATGCTGGGAAATAGAGTAGGCAAGTTCTCCGGGTTGGTCTTACTACGCAGGAGAGCGGGGCCGGCGTTCAGGCATGTGGACTACATTTCCCAGGAGTACGCCTCGCCGCGTCTCAGACCCTGGTGGAGGGGGAAGGCAGCGCTCCACACCTCCTCACCCATTCTCCCTAGGCCGCTTTCTGATTCTCTATCTCCACATGACTACTTCTGTTCCGGGTTCTTTCTCCCTGCTCCCACGCgagtgagaggagaagaaagagcagGAAACCACAAAATGATGCGTGAGAAGGGGCGGAGGCCGGGGCTCGCTTTATCCCGCGGAAAGGGGCGGGGCTCTTGCCTGGTTTGCCGGGGCGCCATCCTCCCTCGTCACTTCCGTAAACAAAACAGTCTGAGAAGGTGTCCCGGCTGCGATGTGACTGCAGCCGCTGTGCGGGCCGGTACTCCTTGTCGCGCCCTGCTCCTCCCGCCTCAGGTACGGGCTGGAGATGCCCCTAGCCGCTCCCCCGCCAGACCTGCGCGGCCCTGCCGAGCTCCCACGCTGCCCTCTGGCCGGGCGCTGTCCAGGAGACCTGGGCTGAGTGGCGCGAGGGACTCCCCGGGCAtctctctgtccttccttcttccctcggAGGGTttggagctggaggggacctttgGCCTGGCTTTTCCTCCccggttttttttgtttttattgctctTGGGTGGTGAAGGAGACGTACGGAAGAAATTATGGAGATCGTctagtctaacttcctcattttatggacGAGAATACGGGCCTAGCGAGGAGagagaggttcaaaagcttagtTACACAGTAAATTAGGGACAAAAATGGAATTAGAGGCCAGGATTCCTGACTCCTGGTGCAGTGCTCCTTCCAGCGTATAAGCCTGAATACCCCTTTTGAACGTGTACGCATCCTGGATTTTTGTAGGCAGAAGAGCTCAGGTTTTGGGCAGATTGTTGAACCATCTTTGCATTAATTTTGGGTCTGTGCTGGCTGAAAGGGAACCCCTGGAAAGTGGCCTTTTGTGGAACACTGGCGAAGGAGCAGAgttgctgacttgggaactgcaGCATTTTTGTTTAAGCTGATTCATACTCAGAGGATCAGGGCTTGGATATCTGATCCCAACGAAGTAAAAACTTGCTTTCCTAGGGAACGGCAGAAATTCCAGCTGATTGGTGGTTGAGTAAATTCACCCTGAGTAGAATTATATAACCAGTGTTGGTGGATTTTAATCTGGATAATAGTGAAAAATCTGGACTAATTGTTAAATAATTTTTAGGCGTGGCAGTTCTTGATTTGATTTttcctgaatgaaaaaataatgagcCCTCTTGGAAACAAACTCAAATCAGACAAACGGCAGTATATTTTTCATATTACATAGTTGtaaaatatcatccaagaaaagAATGTCTTTAGTGAGGATTACTGTAGCCTTGGCCTATAGAAAAATATAAGTTGTGCAGTCagctatgaaaaatattttgtatctgTTAAGATTAGTATTTGGTAACTGAAAAAAGCTGGGAGATTTTATATCTGCTGTTCTTGACAGAAGGCCGTTTACTGTCATATAGCTGACATTTGTCTTCCAGTTTGGGGGAGGGCAGAATCCATATATAGTAATCACTTTAGAAGCTATTTGGAAACAGAGTGGAGGTTTTTTTGCATATGGTTAGAATCAACGTTCCACATAGAGTAGGCAGCCATGTATATTGCATGATTTCAGTTAATGAAAGCTCCTTAGGCTCTTTACTACCTTACCTGCCAGCTGACTAATAATACCTTAAATTCCACAAGAATATAATTTAATTAGCTTAGGAATTCTTCTTCCTTGTTAAAATACAAATACCTTTTGGAATAGATGACATGAAGATGTTACACGCTCCACCTGCCAtataataagttcttaataaatgcttattgaatgattgaCTTACTCTATAGTGTAAATGAATTTTTCGGACTTTGTCTTAGCAAATTTTGATGTGGAAAGGGAAAGACCATGAAGACAATAGACACTTAGGGGCTCATAGGATCagatttagaagagaaaaaacattaAATTTAGGGGGAAAGGCTCACTTTTGAGTGAGGGGAAGCTAGGGAAAGAGGTTGGGGTTAAAGCTAGTTTCATCTTTCTAGATCCTGTAATATGGATCTGAATTTTAGGAATGATTATCCTAACCATTGCTATTCATTTTAGCAATTCTTactagggtttttgtttgttaattAATTGGTTTTAAAGGGGCTCCCTATCTCAGCACTTAGTCACAGCCTGATCCCACTAGATCAGTGCTTGGCCCAGTTTACACCTCCTTATGCAGCTGattcttctttccctatttcaCCACTGTACCCCCATATTTATGCCTTAACCATTCATTAAGCTTACTTAGTCCATTGATGTTTAGAACTTCCAAGCTCAAGCAATGAACCTCGGCTACACTGGCTGTAGGGATTATAGGTGTATGCCACTACTTAAATTCTTTTTGCAGAATGTGAAATGTTTTTGCTGTAGAATCTTGTACATATATGATAGCTAGATTATAAAATTCTTGTAGACAGAAGCTGTCTTATTTATGTTTCTAGCTCTCCCATACTTAGGACTATGTTTTTTACACACagcatgcacttaataaatgttttccagatggctaatatggaaaatacattttgcatgacttcacgtGTATAATCGACataattttgcttgccttctcaagaggtGGGAAAGTAgcgggagggagagaatttagaattcaatttttttttttaaatgaatgttaaaattttaatgtaattgggaaacatttaacaaaataaaatatatttaaaaaataaatgtttgctgaaggaATATTACATGAATGAATAATAACTGTGTTTCCTTAATCAGGTCTTTAAAAATCAATCTTGGTGCATCAAGGAACGTAAAactatggaagaaaggaaaataaaaaggaagagtcCTAAATCCTTTAGTTCTCATTCTACTCAGCTGGTTAATTCCAAGAAAAACTCTATGCCAGTTAGTAAAAGCACGGGGTTTTCAAATCCTGCATCACAGTCAACTTCACAAAGACCAAAGTTAAAAAGGTGAGCCTTCATCTTCTGAACTGTTGGAGGAAATATTGTTTAAAGAAATAGTGAAATATTTCTTATTACTTCCTAAAAACTTTTTTCACTTGgcagtatttttatttatttgctaaATAATATATCTTGTGGTGTAGTTTGACAGAAATTAATGATTCAGTCAGGTGAATGTCTAGTGAAAGTGAATAAAAACTCTGTTATGAAGATGACTGTATGGAGATTTTATAGGCACAATAAGAAAATTCTTGGTTGAGGAACAATCAAAGGTCATGATCTgagagttgaaaaaaaaagttatgactGGAGCTAATGAATGAACCAGAAACTTGAAAAAGGCAAATGGAAAGGAATGTGTTCCCTTTGGCAGTATTTAAAGGAAAGCAGGatggttttaaaaattaaattgaaatatattttcaacCCAGATGAGTTTTTTTCTTACTATATTAAATACTTTAGTAGCATGATAACATTTCTAGTTATCACAGTCTGCTTTCTGAATACTAAAAGATGcattcaaatacaaaatttattATTGAAATTTCTCTTGGAAAAGCACTTTTTTGAACAAAATCTGTCAGGAGTTCTGCCTAcattttgcgtgtgtgtgtgtgtgtgtgtgtgtgtgtgtgtgtgtgtgtgaagacatTGTTGCTTTACTTGTGGATACTCTTACACAAATTGTggggaaataaaacatttttaatgaagaCATGAGAATTCTTACAGAGAAGTATATCAAATACAACCTTCGAGGCAGttggtggtgaagtggatagagtgctggaccaggaatcagaaaaactggagttcaaatttggcctcagatacttattacttatgtgcctctgggcaagtcatttaacctctatctgcctcagtttcatcaagtgtaaaatggggataatagtagcacctacctcccagggtgattATGAAGATAAActtggataatatttgtaaaatactttgcagaaTTTAAAGCAGTATATCAATGCTATTAGTGTTAAGAAGGCAGTGCGATATAATGGATCGGGTACTgtacctggagtccagaagatttAACTCATCTATATTTAtgaactagctatgtgaccttgaaccagtcatttgactgttttgagttttaatttcttcatctgtaaactgcaGATAATGATTGGcattatctcacagggttgttgtaagaattgaatgagataaattttgtaaaatgttttgcaaaccataCAATGTTACGTAAATATTAATCATAAATGTTAATATTATAACATAGATTGAATGCATAAGTGGGGAGGTTTTACTTTTAGTCAAAAAATGGTGAGAGATTTAATCTTGAATGATTAGAATTTTATGCTAGCTCTTGAAAGAGAAGTGAAGCATTTAGATTATTGGGAAAAGAGTAAGGAGACATTTCAGAGTGGGGAAAATAGCGTGAGTAAAAGCATCGGTGCAAGAATATAGCGTGTTGTATACAGGTATTGTAAGGAGGTTGTCTTGTCTGGATACAATAAACTAGGTTGGAGAATAATTTGAGAGAATGATTAGGACTTAGAGGAGAGGGATTAATCCCTCTCCCTcatattcaaaatgaataaaaagctatatacacatatatatgtatatatatcacataACAGTCCATGTGAAGGCAGCCCATTAAATTTCTGGGTTTAGTTATCATTCTTATAAAGATAACTCCAAGAGCTATATGTCAAACCTCAATCTCTCCCCTGAGCTTCAATTCTGCGatcaccaattgcctattagacatttcacaGTGTATATTCCAGAGATATTTCTGACTGaacacatttaaaacaaaactcattgtcTTCATTTCACCCTTCTTCCAGATTTCCCTATTCCTGTTGAAACCATCactacttttccattcttccagGTTTGTGACTTTCGGccttatccttgactcttcactctccctcaccatACATATATAAGTCATTTGCTAAATCTTGCCTTTCTACATCCACTCTCTATCATTCAACCACTTCTCTCTAGTCACTCAGTTGCCCCCTTAGTTCAGTCCCTCACCATCTCTTACCCCTGTCTTGAGACCTCcccatttcatttcatcttctacACACTACTGCCTGAGTGATTTTCCTTAATTGCAGTTCTAACTTTGACATTCCCCatctcagtaaattccagtgacttctattgcctctagaatcaaatataaactcctctgtttaacttttaaaggtCTTTCCAACATATCTAACCTTGTTGTAGATTACTCTCTCCCACACTCTGATACAGTTCAACTGACTTCTCTGTTCCCTCTGTTCCTCCCAtaagacattccatttcccatttcctgCTTTTTCACAACTGCACCCCTCTCTACCTTCCATGCCTtgaatgtactctctcctcaccttcacctcaTAGAAACCCTCTTTTTCTTCAAGATGCAGTTCAAACATCCTTTTacataaagccttttctgatcatTTCAACTTCTAATTCCTACCCCCTCAAACTACCtggtatttaactactttgtattttagTCACCTTATTGTGTATAATATACTTATTTCCTCTgtaggatataagctccttgcaAGGAAAGATTTTTTGATTTATGAATTTGTATTTCCAGTTCCTAGGACAATATCTGGACTGTAATAAGAGCTTAGTATATACGCTTATCAATTTATTAAGGTTTAAGGGAAAGTAATATATGTAAGGGAAGGGAAGTGCTCTAGAGGTGTGAATACTAGGGCTAGTACTGTTTCAGTGAaatatgtttttgtatatatgtgtgtatatacacatgtaaatatatacacattgtacatatgtacatacctatatataaGATATTGCATACAATGTATACACAACACATATACATTGTATATGTATTTAcctagatacacatatatatgtagtcattAAGAATATATACATTAAGTTTACACTTATCAGTTCAGAGAATCTAGTGTATGTTCACACGTAGATTGTTAATATgttaagaaagaaattttaggggggcaaagccaagatggcagagtagaaagacgcacatacacatagctccgaacccagaacccatagaacaactacaaagaagtaactcacggtgaattctgcacccagaggccacagaacattggagcgagggagatttctgttccggagagacctgcaaacctctcgcaaaaggtctttCGCACCGCGGACTgagtgccgggactgggagctgagtacagccctgccgcggccgcggcaccgagaggaaaacaaccgagcaggcttcagggacaggatctccagcggccacgcgggtccctccacccacagagggacctgcaaacctctcgcaaaaggtccgtcgcgctgcagacgcggagcccagcccagacctgccgcggcctggccgcggcaccgagaggaacagatccgagcaggcttcaggggcaggatctccagcggccgcacaagttcctccacccacaggtgacgggggttggtgagagagtctctttggcgggtcgaggggggagtggggtgcccccatggctcgggccccctcgggagacagaagctgaggggcggctgcagaccagggctccccaagcaggcaggaccccagatccattgttgaaggtctgtgcataaactccctgagggaactgagcctgagaggcggccctgccccgacctgaccacctgaacttaatctcacactgaatagcagccctgcccctgcccaaagccctgaggctggaagcagcatttgaatctcagaccccaaacgctggctgggaggatcaggaggcgaggtggttgtgaggagaatattcagaggtcaagtcactggctgggaaaatgcccagaaaagggaaaagaaataagactatagaaggttactttcttggtgaacaggcatttcctcccttcctttctgatgaggaagaacaatgcttaccatcaggcaaagacacagaaatcaaggcttctgtgtcccagcccacccagtgggctcaggccatggaagagctcaaaaagaattttgaaaatcaagttagagaggtggaggaaaagctgggaagagaaatgagagacatgaagtcaaagcaagaacagcaaatcagctccctgctaaaggagacccaaaaaaatgttgaagaaattaacaccttgaaaactagcctaactcaattggcaaaagaggttcaaaaagccaatgaggaaaagaatgctttcaaaagcagaattagccaaatggaaaaggagattcaaaagctcactgaagaaaatagttctttcaaaattagaatggcacagatggaggctaaggactttatgagaaagacagatatcgcagaacatagcgtgcagattcgaaaaatggaagataatgtgaaatatctcattggaaaaacaactgacctggaaaatagatccaggagagacaatttaaaaattatgggactacctgaaagctatgatcaaaagaagagcctagacatcatctttcatgaaattatcaaggaaaactgccctgagattctagaaccagagggcaaaataaatattcaaggaatccacagaacaccgcctgaaagagatccaaaaagagaaactcctaggagcattgtggccaaattccagagttcccaggtcaaggagaaaatattgcaagcagctagaaagaaacaattcaaatatcgtggaaatacaatcaggataacacaagatctagcagcttctacattaagggatcgaagggcatgaaataggatattccagaagtcaaaggaactaggactaaaaccaagaatcacctacccagcaaaactgaatataatacttcaggggaaaaattggtctttcaatgaaatagaggattttcaagcattcttgatgaaaagaccagagctgaaaagaaaatttgtcttccaaacacaagaatgaagagaaccatcaaaaggtgaacagcaaggagaagtcataagggacttactaaagttgaactgtttacattcctacatggaaggacaatatttgtaactcttgaaacatttcagtatctgggtactgggtgggattacacacacacacatgcacacacgcacacatacgtagagacagagtgcacagagtgaattgaagaggatgggatcatatcttaaaaaaaaaatgagatcaagTAGTGAGAGacaaagatattgggaggaggaagggagaaattgaatggggcaaattatctctcataaaagaggcaagcgaaagactcattagtggagggataaagaggggaggtgagagaaaaacatgaagtctactctcatcacattccactaaaggaaagaataaaatgcacactcattttggtatgaaaacctatcttacaatacaggaaagtgggggataaggggataagcagggtgggggggatgatagaagggagggcatggggaggagagtgcaatttgaggtcgacactcatggggagggataggatcaaaagagaatagaagtaatgggggacaggataggatggagggaaatatagttagtcctatacaacacaactattgtggaggtcatttgcaaaactgcacagatttggcctatgttgagttgcttgccttccggggggaaggggtggagagggagggaggtggggaggttggaactcaaagtgttaggatcaactgtcgagtaatgttcttgccactaggaaataagaaatacaggtaaaggggtatagaaggctatctggccctacaggacaaaaaagaagatggagacaagggcagagagggatgatagaagagagagcagattggtgataggggcaattagaatgcttggtgtttggggggggaggggataaaaggggagaaaatttgtaacccaaaattttgtgaaaatgaatgttaaaagttaaataaaaaaaaaaagaaagaaatttcaatgCATTACTTAAAATATAATGGTCAGTTTAAAAAACCAGGATAAAGTTCAAAAGACCCAGGTTTTATATTTTGGTAGAAATACATTTAGGTAGATTCAGCTAGGTCCTAGTTAATACAAATAATGAATCTTGTAAAGagatcacatttttcttttttatatatatttattttcacttttcaacaatcagttccctaagttttaaattttctcccccatctcctacctccctccacaagacagtatgcaatcttatatgggttctatacatacatttttattaaacacattttcacattaatcatgttgcatagaaaacttaaaatgaatgggagaaacaaggagaaaaaccagaccaaaacataacaaaagagaaaatagtctgcttcattctgtattctgactctatagttctttctctagatgtgtatggcattttgcatcatgaatcctttggaaatgttttaggtccttgcattgctgtgaagggctaagtttatcagatacagtccttgcatactgtggctgttactgtgtataatgttctcttggttctgctcatttcacccagcatcagttcatataaatctttccaactCTTTCTGAAGTCtaactgtttgtcatttcttacagcgcaatagtattccattatattcatataccacaacttgttcagccattccccaattgatgggaatcccaatttctagttcttggccaccacaaaaaaagctgctataaatatttttgtacatatgggtccttttcccatttttatgatctctttgggatacagccctacaaGCAGTATTGctttgtcaaaggatatgcacatttttatagccctttggtcatagttccaaattgctctccagaatggttggatcacttcacaactccatcaacagtgaattagtatTTCAgcttccatatcctctccaacatgtatcattttcctgttttgtcacattagccaatctgataggtgtgatgttgtttcaattttcatctctctaatcaatagtgatttagagcattttttcatatgactatggatagctttaattccttcctctgaaaactgctggttcacatcctttgaccatttatcaattggggtatgacttgcattcttgtaaatttaagtcagttttctatatattttagaaatgaagtctttatcacagactctagttgtaaagattctttcccagttttctgcttccctcctgatcttggttgcattggctttgtttgtgcaaaaacttttccatttaatgtaatcaaaattatccatttttcaaaatatgcatatttccattggactgGAACCATCATATTGTACATAGTTATAACTTCATGTAGTGAGAGTTTGAATATGAGTCCTCACTTCATGGGATTCATTGTTCCCACTAATTGTGATCAAGATGTAGGTAGGTAGTTAGAGCAATTATTAAGTCATGACTAACTACATACTAGTCAGTGTGCTGGGAATACAGACACAAGCAAATAAGAGGGTTCTtgtgctcaaggagcttatattctgatgagggaagaaaatactatACAGAGAAGctggaaagagggaaagactAAGGAATGGTACCCCCAGGCGTGGGTGgtgaaaaaaaaagtccctatGAGTGAAGTGAACCATGACAGAGGGGGTTTTCCTAAAATGATGATGCCAGGTAGGTGGTCACCAATCAATGGAGGAATTCTCTCCAGGGTGGCAATGTGTCAggctaggaaaatgaggaagactcCAGAGAAGAAGAATTCAAGCATGACTATATATAaaactaaattttttaaatataatgatTTGAGAGAAAGACTAATCATTtagttaaatttttattaagcagctactatgtgaaATGCACTGTGCAGTGCAtcatagatacaaagacaaaattaaatctCTTCCTATCCTCAAGCAGCTTTGGTATGTTAGAATACAAAatttacatgcataaaataaagagtaatttgaagaagaaaagaactttCATGGTCGATGGGGTTGGTGAAGACTTCAGGTTGGAAGCAcctgtttgtttgtcttttgttgccaaaaaagaccatgccatcagagaaatagtgacatgacttgcacttggactttgttttgagtgagggagggctgtgcaggtcaccagcctcacttctcctctagagccatctgaattcaatgaccatatattcatcaggatgactgaagatgagccaggatgaggcagtggggttaagtgacttgcccaaggtcacacagccagtgagtatcaagtgtctgaggtgagatttgaactcaggtcctcctgactcctgtactctctatccactgcaccatctagctgcccctggtaGCACCTGAGTGGAGCTTCAAAAGAAGatagagattctaagaa
The DNA window shown above is from Notamacropus eugenii isolate mMacEug1 chromosome 2, mMacEug1.pri_v2, whole genome shotgun sequence and carries:
- the CCDC28A gene encoding LOW QUALITY PROTEIN: coiled-coil domain-containing protein 28A (The sequence of the model RefSeq protein was modified relative to this genomic sequence to represent the inferred CDS: inserted 1 base in 1 codon; deleted 1 base in 1 codon); the encoded protein is MLGNRVGKFSGLVLLRRRAGPAFRHVDYISQEYASPRLRPWWRGKAALHTSSPILPRPLSDSLSPHDYFCSGFFLPAPTRVRGEERAGNHKMMREKGRRPGLALSRGKGRGXLPGLPGRHPPRHFRKQNSLRRCPGCDVTAAAVRAGTPCRALLLPPQVFKNQSWCIKERKTMEERKIKRKSPKSFSSHSTQLVNSKKNSMPVSKSTGFSNPASQSTSQRPKLKRGMKEKPRPQGGEGKGAQAAPIQHSFLTDVSDVQEMERGLLSLLNDFHSGKLQAFGNECSIEQMEHVRGMQEKLARLNLELYGELEELPEDKRKIASDANLDRLLSDLEELNSSIQKLHLADAQDVPNTSTS